A genomic segment from Aegilops tauschii subsp. strangulata cultivar AL8/78 chromosome 1, Aet v6.0, whole genome shotgun sequence encodes:
- the LOC109771789 gene encoding probable leucine-rich repeat receptor-like protein kinase At1g35710, translating into MLSIWNFDGKIAFEDILSATEKFDEKYCIGIGGYGTVFRVELEGGVTFAVKLLHSMEEFSDEGTFHAEIEVLTKIRPRCIVKLYGFCSHSQCKFLVYDLIERGSLSSILHEQELAKELDWTSRIAIVTDVVQALSYLHHDCNDPIVHRDIKSSNILLNQDYKAYVSDFGMARKLKHGCSSWSTIFAGTCDYIAPELSSTMVLTEKCDVYSFGVVVLEVVMGKHPGDLLLPFFCRTEQPGKFNDILDRRIAAPSAIGEEKDVILVALVAFACLQVKPKSRPTMQQVYQALTNRNRSTFIPRPLHEIRLQDLHDYCGTLKNI; encoded by the exons ATGCTTTCCATATGGAATTTTGATGGAAAGATCGCATTTGAAGACATACTCAGTGCAACAGAAAAATTCGATGAGAAATATTGCATTGGCATTGGGGGCTATGGAACCGTCTTCAGAGTTGAGCTTGAAGGTGGGGTTACCTTTGCCGTCAAGCTCCTGCATTCAATGGAAGAATTCAGTGACGAGGGAACATTTCATGCTGAGATTGAAGTTTTGACGAAAATCAGGCCCCGATGCATCGTCAAGCTGTATGGCTTCTGTTCACACTCCCAATGCAAATTCCTCGTATACGACCTTATCGAGAGGGGAAGCTTATCATCCATTTTGCATGAGCAAGAGCTAGCAAAGGAGTTGGACTGGACCAGTAGAATTGCTATTGTGACGGACGTAGTTCAAGCTCTCTCCTACCTGCATCATGATTGCAATGATCCTATTGTACACCGGGACATAAAAAGCAGCAACATACTTTTGAACCAAGATTATAAAGCTTATGTCTCGGACTTTGGCATGGCGAGGAAGCTGAAGCATGGTTGCTCAAGCTGGAGCACTATCTTTGCAGGGACATGTGACTATATAGCACCAG AATTGTCATCTACCATGGTGTTGACCGAGAAGTGTGACGTGTACAGCTTCGGTGTGGTTGTGCTGGAAGTTGTGATGGGAAAGCACCCGGGTGATCTGCTCCTTCCGTTCTTTTGCCGAACAGAGCAGCCAGGGAAGTTCAATGATATCTTGGATCGACGCATCGCAGCGCCGTCCGCCATTGGTGAGGAGAAGGATGTCATTTTGGTTGCCTTGGTGGCATTTGCTTGTCTGCAAGTCAAGCCCAAATCCCGGCCAACAATGCAGCAGGTATATCAGGCGCTGACAAATAGAAACCGCTCAACGTTCATTCCCAGGCCCCTTCATGAAATCAGGCTACAAGATTTGCATGATTATTGTGGCACATTAAAGAATATATGA